A region from the Candidatus Electrothrix scaldis genome encodes:
- a CDS encoding propionyl-CoA synthetase, with protein sequence MEKYQDIFEKSLNHPEEFWAEAAEAIDWYKKWDTVLDSSDLPFYRWFQGGELNTCYNAVDRHVENGHGERTAIIYDSPVTETVRRVSWSELRDQVALLAGALQKQGAQKGDTVIIYMPMIPEALVAMLACARLGVVHSVVFGGFAADELAIRIDHAQPKMILCASGAIEGKKLLAYKPLVDAAIERADHKPEKTIVFQRDFVQAELQHERDLDWQGLVQDAEPADCVPVAATDPLYILYTSGTTGVPKGVMRDNGGHAVALHWSMKNIYNVEPGDVFWAASDVGWVVGHSYIVYGPLLYGCTTVVYEGKPVGTPDAGAFWRVINQHKVNVLFTAPTAFRAIKKEDPKGELLKQYDLSSFKTLFLAGERLDPDTYHWARELLDVPVIDHWWQTETGWAVAGNPLGIEQFPTKPGSATKPIPGYDVRIVDHTGKEVGHGEEGNIVIKLPLPPGTLATLWRNDERFIRSYLSSFPSYYETSDEGYIDEDGYVFVMGRIDDVINVAGHRLSTGAMEEIVSAHPQVAECAVIGVEDTLKGQKPLGLVVLKAGVECEEERLKEELVQMVRTRIGPIACYRETVVVGRLPKTRSGKILRGTMRSIAGGKQYRMPSTIDDPSCLDEISEAFEGEGYPVE encoded by the coding sequence ATGGAGAAGTATCAGGACATCTTTGAGAAAAGCCTAAATCATCCTGAAGAATTCTGGGCTGAGGCGGCTGAGGCCATTGACTGGTATAAAAAATGGGACACCGTGCTGGATAGCTCAGATCTGCCCTTTTATCGGTGGTTTCAGGGAGGGGAACTGAATACCTGTTATAATGCTGTGGACCGACATGTAGAAAATGGACATGGTGAACGGACGGCTATTATCTATGACTCGCCAGTCACAGAGACGGTTCGCCGGGTATCCTGGTCTGAGCTTCGTGATCAGGTTGCGCTACTGGCCGGTGCTCTGCAAAAGCAGGGAGCCCAAAAAGGGGACACAGTCATTATTTATATGCCTATGATCCCTGAGGCTTTGGTGGCTATGCTGGCCTGTGCCCGGCTCGGTGTGGTCCATTCTGTGGTGTTCGGAGGCTTTGCTGCGGATGAGTTGGCGATTCGTATTGATCATGCCCAACCCAAGATGATTCTCTGTGCTTCCGGAGCGATTGAGGGGAAGAAGTTGCTGGCCTATAAACCGCTTGTTGATGCGGCAATAGAGCGGGCTGACCATAAGCCGGAGAAAACTATCGTTTTTCAGCGGGATTTTGTTCAGGCAGAGTTACAGCATGAGCGCGACTTGGATTGGCAGGGCCTTGTCCAGGATGCCGAGCCAGCTGATTGCGTCCCTGTCGCAGCAACTGACCCGCTGTATATACTCTATACCTCCGGGACGACCGGAGTGCCCAAAGGGGTGATGCGGGATAATGGCGGACATGCTGTGGCCTTGCATTGGTCTATGAAAAATATCTATAACGTCGAACCGGGCGATGTTTTTTGGGCTGCCTCGGATGTAGGCTGGGTGGTCGGCCATTCCTATATAGTTTACGGTCCCTTACTGTATGGTTGCACTACGGTAGTTTATGAGGGAAAACCTGTGGGCACTCCTGATGCAGGTGCTTTTTGGCGGGTTATTAATCAGCATAAGGTGAACGTGCTCTTTACCGCACCAACAGCCTTCCGGGCGATTAAAAAGGAAGACCCAAAGGGAGAGTTGCTGAAGCAATATGATCTTTCCTCCTTCAAAACTCTGTTTCTTGCCGGGGAACGGCTTGATCCAGATACCTATCATTGGGCGCGTGAGCTGCTGGATGTGCCAGTAATCGATCATTGGTGGCAGACCGAGACAGGCTGGGCCGTGGCAGGAAATCCTCTGGGCATAGAGCAGTTTCCGACCAAACCAGGCTCGGCAACCAAGCCTATTCCCGGTTATGATGTGCGAATTGTCGATCATACCGGAAAGGAGGTTGGGCACGGTGAAGAGGGGAATATCGTCATCAAGTTACCCTTACCCCCTGGTACCTTGGCCACCTTGTGGCGGAATGACGAGCGTTTTATTCGTTCCTATCTCTCCTCCTTTCCCAGTTATTATGAAACCAGTGATGAAGGCTATATAGATGAAGACGGATATGTTTTTGTCATGGGCCGGATTGATGATGTGATCAATGTGGCCGGGCATCGCCTGTCCACAGGGGCTATGGAAGAAATCGTTTCTGCGCATCCACAGGTGGCTGAATGTGCTGTTATCGGGGTGGAAGATACTTTGAAAGGACAAAAGCCCTTGGGATTGGTTGTGCTGAAAGCCGGAGTGGAATGTGAAGAAGAAAGGTTAAAAGAGGAACTCGTGCAGATGGTCCGTACCCGGATAGGTCCCATTGCCTGTTACCGAGAAACCGTTGTGGTGGGTCGACTTCCAAAGACTAGGTCTGGTAAGATTCTTCGAGGAACCATGCGTTCCATCGCTGGTGGTAAGCAATATCGCATGCCATCCACTATTGATGATCCTTCTTGTCTGGATGAAATTTCTGAAGCCTTCGAGGGTGAAGGGTATCCTGTCGAATAG
- a CDS encoding class I SAM-dependent methyltransferase: MERIPEPELMEGEEQGLVYAQADFSEPNKLFLSLFAEKFPHFSGKGEVLDLGCGPADILIRFARKYPDCTCVGLDGAEAMLSPGRRVVEEEQLGHRISLHCQHLPCPSLPHGQQQFQAILSNSLLHHLHRPEVLWQTLREYVAPGGAVLVMDLFRPESTEAARYLVSQYAADEPEILRKDFYNSLLAAFRPDEIEVQLKQTGLDFCCEKVSDRHVAVWGTRTW; encoded by the coding sequence ATGGAGCGAATTCCTGAGCCGGAGTTGATGGAGGGAGAAGAGCAGGGACTGGTCTATGCCCAGGCTGATTTTTCCGAACCGAATAAGCTGTTCCTCTCCCTTTTTGCAGAAAAATTTCCTCATTTTTCAGGAAAAGGGGAGGTGCTTGACCTTGGCTGTGGTCCGGCAGATATCCTTATCCGTTTCGCCCGCAAATACCCTGACTGCACCTGCGTAGGGCTTGATGGGGCTGAGGCCATGCTTTCGCCAGGGCGCCGTGTTGTGGAGGAGGAGCAGCTCGGGCACCGTATTTCTTTGCATTGTCAGCACCTCCCTTGCCCTTCTCTGCCTCATGGACAGCAACAATTTCAGGCTATTCTTTCCAATAGCCTCTTGCATCATTTACATCGCCCGGAAGTCCTCTGGCAGACCCTCCGTGAGTATGTAGCCCCTGGAGGAGCCGTCCTGGTGATGGATCTGTTTCGCCCTGAATCTACCGAAGCTGCGCGATATCTTGTTTCTCAATATGCAGCTGATGAGCCCGAAATCCTCCGAAAAGATTTTTACAATTCCTTGTTAGCCGCCTTTCGCCCTGATGAAATTGAAGTTCAGCTGAAGCAGACTGGTCTGGATTTCTGTTGTGAAAAGGTGAGTGATCGTCATGTTGCTGTTTGGGGAACACGGACCTGGTAA
- the prmA gene encoding 50S ribosomal protein L11 methyltransferase, with the protein MDESLAPMWLKTSLDCPEITLEAVVDLLGVISGSAVEETPVKNGRSTVNAFFRLDQAREQDAVLERLEKELDDLFSLYELEPPKPTCSLMADEDWATSWQQFFTPFAIIPGLVIKPSWEDYIPATDEQVIEMDPGMAFGTGQHASTKLAHELIRSCFDSRAVEKVLDVGTGTGILAMGAALFGAEQVIAIDNDPEAVRVAGENVAHNQMTEKIAVSNDDLEEVTGSFDLVCANIIHDVLVEMAPAIARRLKEKGAVVLAGILQGEQEKNILKVYGELGFTLQEARYEDEWVSLSLTQ; encoded by the coding sequence ATGGATGAATCGCTTGCGCCGATGTGGTTGAAGACCAGTTTAGATTGCCCGGAAATAACCTTGGAAGCGGTTGTTGATTTGCTGGGGGTAATAAGTGGCTCAGCAGTGGAGGAAACGCCGGTAAAGAACGGGCGGAGTACGGTGAACGCTTTTTTTCGTCTGGATCAAGCGAGGGAACAGGATGCTGTTCTGGAGCGTCTGGAAAAAGAGTTGGATGACCTGTTTTCCCTCTATGAGCTGGAGCCTCCAAAACCCACATGTTCTTTGATGGCGGATGAGGATTGGGCAACCTCATGGCAACAATTTTTTACTCCTTTTGCCATTATACCAGGTCTTGTGATAAAACCTTCCTGGGAGGACTATATTCCGGCTACTGATGAGCAGGTTATTGAGATGGATCCAGGCATGGCCTTTGGAACAGGGCAACACGCTTCCACTAAGCTGGCTCACGAGTTGATTCGATCCTGTTTTGACAGCAGGGCGGTTGAGAAGGTGTTGGATGTCGGGACTGGAACAGGTATTCTGGCTATGGGAGCTGCCCTTTTCGGGGCTGAGCAGGTAATAGCAATTGATAATGACCCGGAGGCTGTGCGGGTTGCCGGAGAAAATGTTGCGCATAATCAAATGACTGAGAAAATAGCTGTTTCCAATGATGATTTGGAAGAGGTAACTGGCAGCTTTGATCTTGTCTGTGCCAATATTATTCATGATGTCCTGGTGGAAATGGCTCCTGCCATTGCCCGGCGTTTGAAAGAAAAAGGCGCAGTTGTTCTGGCCGGTATCCTGCAAGGGGAACAGGAAAAAAATATCCTCAAAGTCTATGGTGAGCTTGGTTTTACCTTGCAAGAGGCTCGTTATGAGGATGAGTGGGTGTCTCTATCTCTGACGCAATAA
- a CDS encoding FAD-dependent oxidoreductase yields the protein MERVVRFIERVPRTSEVNSYRFVRPTGFSFQAGQYAIVGLGHEGMLVHPLSLSSGPQQDFLEFTKRMTGSAYSQYLEGLYPGDEVIMKGPNGDFSMTGIANDVVCLAAGIGVTPLLSMLIDAADKNDRRRITLIYGNADDDDVPFADELEKLRLSNFRVIHVLRRSLGKIRAYQGTIDTKVIRSEMDVDLQDATFLISGPPIMVREMEGQLALLGVSSSRIRVERFLGYT from the coding sequence ATGGAAAGAGTTGTACGTTTTATAGAGCGGGTTCCCCGGACCTCAGAGGTGAATAGCTACCGTTTTGTCCGACCGACCGGTTTTTCTTTTCAGGCAGGTCAATATGCCATTGTCGGGCTTGGTCATGAAGGAATGCTTGTGCATCCCTTATCACTAAGTAGTGGGCCTCAACAGGATTTTCTCGAATTCACCAAACGCATGACCGGTTCCGCCTACAGCCAATACCTGGAAGGTTTGTATCCTGGCGATGAGGTGATCATGAAAGGGCCGAACGGTGATTTTTCCATGACCGGTATAGCAAATGATGTAGTTTGTCTTGCTGCGGGCATTGGCGTGACGCCTTTGCTCAGTATGTTGATTGACGCTGCGGACAAGAATGATCGTCGGAGAATTACCCTGATTTATGGTAATGCGGATGATGACGATGTGCCCTTTGCAGATGAATTGGAAAAGCTACGTTTATCCAATTTTCGAGTTATTCATGTATTACGCCGTTCTTTAGGAAAAATAAGGGCCTATCAAGGTACGATTGATACTAAGGTAATACGCTCAGAAATGGACGTCGATCTTCAGGATGCGACCTTCCTTATCTCCGGTCCACCGATTATGGTCAGAGAGATGGAGGGGCAGCTGGCCTTGCTTGGCGTGAGCTCTTCCCGGATCCGGGTAGAACGCTTTTTGGGATATACTTGA
- a CDS encoding MlaD family protein yields the protein MEKAVLRKRLIVSPIWFLPLLALCIVFGLLISSYRNSGIEITLHFSGAEGVTAGKTKVIYKGIQVGSVKSVAMDSELEGADITVEMDRVTKKGLVADTMFWIVKPEISAGRITGLDTLVSGAYITLRMGNSTKSERHFNGLSEPPPMGEETPGLHIKLKTDTLYSLQRGSYVYSRNLRIGKVDDYRLEQNGTIILDVLIQPEFTDLIREGTRFWNASGLSVTGDLQRGLSVNVESMASLIYGGLTCGTAESLKDTPPARSGQMFTLYKDFADAEYGIPMTLQLASGDGIVPGRTKVMFRGLKAGIVRSIDINNEDFHSVTASILLDPRAEKILRENTRFWVVRPQISLSGIKNLETMLSGSYITFLIGDGERQDSFVVESSPMPKLFLRPGKRFRLEAEESGSLGLGSPVMYKKQEIGEVTELHLNEAGERIDLEILLYEQYAGLVKKTTRFYNISGFQLDASLQGVSVQADSLNAMIAGGISFFTPDGGEAVEEGQVFSLYPGREEAQRAGSLFLTLEFLDGGDITPRTKIKYKGITVGTLVRTWYDSDKDQVLAKAVVQKRFTKLFRRTTDIWLVKPQISLSGVRNLDTMISGPYLDLLPGTGGFKTHFMVRDSEPELTASGDGLHLVLEAERIGSLKKGSPLYYRQVEIGRITGIELGPTAQMVWIHVVIEPRYIPLVHRSSRFWNAGGIKMIAGLFSGVSVETESLESILAGGIAMATPEEPGSLAEEGDHFLLAEKVDEDWLVWSPKISLPRKKRGPEQYQVQAGKKKIRVGGKEKR from the coding sequence ATGGAAAAAGCAGTGCTTCGTAAGCGATTGATAGTTTCCCCTATTTGGTTTCTGCCTCTCCTGGCCCTTTGTATAGTTTTTGGCTTGCTGATTAGCAGTTATCGTAACTCCGGCATTGAGATTACACTGCATTTTTCCGGTGCCGAGGGGGTGACTGCCGGTAAGACCAAGGTTATTTATAAGGGAATCCAGGTTGGAAGTGTTAAAAGTGTTGCTATGGATAGCGAGTTAGAGGGCGCTGATATTACGGTTGAAATGGATAGGGTAACCAAAAAGGGGCTGGTCGCTGATACCATGTTTTGGATCGTTAAACCTGAGATCTCAGCGGGGCGTATTACCGGTTTGGATACCTTAGTCAGCGGTGCCTATATTACCCTGCGTATGGGGAATTCGACAAAGTCAGAACGTCATTTTAATGGCTTGTCCGAACCTCCTCCCATGGGTGAGGAAACTCCTGGTCTTCACATAAAGTTAAAGACAGATACTCTGTATTCATTACAACGGGGATCGTATGTGTATAGCCGGAATCTCCGCATCGGCAAGGTGGATGATTATCGTTTGGAGCAGAATGGAACCATAATTCTGGATGTGCTTATCCAGCCGGAATTTACCGATTTAATTCGGGAGGGGACCCGATTTTGGAATGCCAGCGGGCTTTCTGTGACTGGCGATCTGCAACGGGGATTAAGTGTTAATGTGGAATCTATGGCCTCACTTATCTACGGCGGATTGACCTGCGGCACAGCGGAATCGCTCAAGGATACCCCGCCTGCTCGTTCCGGCCAGATGTTTACCCTGTACAAGGATTTTGCTGATGCTGAATACGGTATTCCCATGACCTTGCAGCTCGCCAGTGGTGATGGGATTGTACCGGGCAGAACCAAGGTGATGTTCCGTGGCCTGAAAGCAGGTATTGTTCGTTCCATTGATATTAATAATGAAGATTTTCACAGCGTCACAGCAAGTATTCTGCTTGACCCAAGGGCAGAAAAAATTCTTCGCGAGAACACCAGATTTTGGGTGGTGCGGCCTCAGATTTCATTGAGCGGAATAAAGAACCTGGAAACCATGCTTTCCGGGTCTTATATTACCTTTCTGATCGGAGATGGTGAGCGGCAGGATAGCTTTGTTGTCGAGTCCTCGCCCATGCCAAAGCTTTTTCTGCGACCAGGAAAGCGTTTCCGCTTGGAGGCCGAAGAGAGTGGCTCTTTGGGTTTAGGTTCTCCTGTCATGTATAAGAAACAGGAAATCGGTGAGGTCACGGAGCTTCACTTAAATGAGGCTGGTGAGCGTATTGATCTGGAAATCTTGCTCTATGAGCAGTATGCCGGGTTAGTTAAAAAGACAACTCGATTTTATAATATTTCCGGCTTTCAACTTGATGCCTCTTTGCAGGGAGTATCTGTACAGGCAGATTCTCTGAATGCTATGATTGCAGGCGGAATTTCCTTTTTTACACCGGATGGTGGGGAGGCAGTTGAAGAAGGACAGGTTTTTTCGCTTTATCCCGGGAGGGAGGAAGCGCAGCGGGCTGGCTCGCTTTTTTTGACTTTGGAGTTTCTTGACGGTGGGGATATCACGCCAAGGACAAAAATCAAATATAAGGGAATCACGGTAGGCACGCTGGTTCGTACCTGGTATGATTCAGACAAGGATCAAGTCCTTGCCAAGGCTGTTGTGCAAAAACGCTTCACAAAACTTTTTCGGCGGACAACGGATATCTGGTTGGTGAAGCCCCAGATCAGTCTTTCTGGGGTGCGAAATCTGGATACCATGATCTCTGGCCCGTATCTTGACTTGCTTCCCGGAACGGGTGGCTTTAAAACGCATTTTATGGTCCGGGATAGTGAACCGGAGCTCACTGCTTCCGGGGATGGCCTGCACTTGGTTTTGGAAGCGGAACGGATAGGTTCCCTGAAAAAAGGCAGCCCGTTGTATTACCGGCAGGTGGAAATCGGGCGGATAACCGGTATAGAGCTGGGGCCGACAGCGCAGATGGTCTGGATCCATGTGGTTATTGAGCCGAGATATATCCCGCTGGTCCACCGAAGCTCGCGATTCTGGAATGCCGGTGGCATCAAGATGATAGCCGGACTTTTTTCCGGGGTCTCTGTGGAAACCGAGTCCTTGGAATCTATTCTGGCTGGCGGAATTGCTATGGCCACGCCGGAAGAGCCGGGTTCGCTTGCTGAAGAGGGGGACCATTTTCTGCTGGCAGAAAAGGTTGATGAGGATTGGTTGGTCTGGTCCCCAAAAATCTCTCTCCCTCGGAAGAAAAGAGGACCTGAACAATATCAGGTACAGGCTGGAAAAAAGAAGATAAGGGTAGGCGGAAAGGAGAAGCGTTGA
- a CDS encoding IS1380 family transposase — MKSKQNKRSARVSPKKIQINKGAKGVTAQAGLIPAVKFLQKHNVGQLIQETLEHQRGATATYDAVDIIFLPLIAIIGGARSISNIATVWADSVLCRIAGWRLIPDETTFGRLFRTFSYRHINNLEVLNHRLRARMWRKGLRSGKSKVGAAHCLVVDVDSTEKTVYGSQQGAAKGFNPHKRGAKSYHPLLAFCAESKEILQGWLRCGNAYTSNGIVEFTKQLLAHLPNGTRILFRGDSGFFVGALLDLLDQYGHSYLIKVKLKGLVTLLSKQSWEPVPGQAGWEQCIFFHKCTTWSSTRLFVAVRREKPADPAKPATLFEMKEFDYFCYVVSEIADPWQVHKRYGQRATCETWIEEAKNQTALVHIKTEDFWANSVLFQTAILAYNTIRWMALLSGNAVLRRWEPGTIRTFLVRVAGKYTTGGRQQKLFVPERMLYSTQWDDWVAVGLY; from the coding sequence ATGAAGTCTAAACAGAATAAACGATCTGCCCGAGTCTCGCCCAAAAAAATACAAATTAATAAAGGAGCAAAAGGGGTTACAGCACAGGCAGGCTTGATTCCTGCCGTAAAGTTCCTGCAAAAACATAATGTTGGCCAGCTTATCCAGGAAACTTTAGAACATCAACGCGGAGCCACCGCCACTTATGATGCAGTTGATATAATATTTCTCCCTTTGATAGCTATTATCGGCGGAGCTCGTTCTATCAGCAATATTGCAACAGTCTGGGCAGATAGCGTACTTTGCCGGATAGCAGGATGGCGGTTAATCCCGGACGAAACAACCTTTGGCCGCCTTTTTCGAACATTCAGCTATCGTCATATCAATAACCTGGAAGTTCTTAATCATCGGTTGCGTGCTCGCATGTGGCGTAAGGGATTGCGATCCGGGAAAAGTAAAGTCGGTGCAGCCCACTGTCTGGTTGTTGATGTGGATTCCACAGAAAAGACGGTATACGGTTCTCAGCAAGGAGCGGCCAAAGGGTTTAATCCACATAAACGCGGTGCAAAATCGTATCATCCTCTGCTTGCATTTTGCGCTGAAAGCAAAGAGATATTGCAAGGGTGGCTTCGATGCGGCAATGCCTATACAAGTAATGGTATTGTCGAGTTTACCAAGCAACTTCTGGCACACCTTCCCAATGGAACCCGGATTTTGTTCAGGGGCGACAGCGGTTTTTTTGTTGGTGCCCTGCTTGATCTTTTGGATCAGTATGGTCATAGTTACCTGATCAAGGTTAAGCTCAAGGGGCTGGTCACCCTTCTGTCCAAACAATCCTGGGAGCCGGTCCCCGGGCAGGCCGGTTGGGAACAATGTATCTTTTTTCATAAATGTACGACCTGGTCTTCGACCCGACTCTTTGTTGCGGTCCGCAGAGAGAAACCGGCTGACCCGGCAAAACCAGCGACCCTGTTTGAGATGAAGGAGTTCGATTACTTCTGTTATGTGGTCAGTGAGATTGCTGATCCATGGCAGGTCCACAAACGATACGGCCAACGAGCAACTTGTGAAACCTGGATTGAGGAAGCAAAAAACCAGACTGCGTTGGTACATATCAAGACAGAAGATTTCTGGGCAAATAGTGTGTTGTTTCAAACTGCTATTCTGGCATACAACACGATACGATGGATGGCTTTATTGAGCGGTAATGCTGTATTACGTCGCTGGGAGCCAGGTACAATTCGTACATTTCTCGTTCGGGTGGCTGGGAAGTATACTACTGGTGGACGGCAGCAAAAGCTATTTGTTCCCGAACGAATGCTGTATTCCACTCAGTGGGATGACTGGGTGGCGGTGGGGCTGTACTGA
- a CDS encoding PEP/pyruvate-binding domain-containing protein codes for MTNRYISTLSTVRKQDIKKVGGKGANLGELAGKGFPVPSGFVVSAEAYSVFLDSLRLQKILQSLKKAGKNELSRACGLIRNTITNASFPGELAESILAAHHQLIGNKENETVCAVRSSATTEDLSGASFAGQHATYYYVERANLLRMIQYCWASLWSKEAVSYRNACGIDHSTTMAVVIQEMVRSEISGITFTANPVTQANEIVIEASWGMGAAIVDGRVTPDRYILDHNTLQVLDQRIAEKNVMVPNKLQPETASRLAEVPPELQQQQTLSPELLKTVASWALKAETHFGSPQNMEWAISGDRFYILQSRAIASIAHKSRTLEPPGKYVLFKPAINGSTAPFTPLTTNLMSLAASPLLHPIHGHCYLNLKYLRALLPFKLSDRELVDLVAGLSPEQPEHPLAQQKISLFRLLLSLPLWLGGYFLFGVFFARTRNMPKNFSEQYKEILRSVEKNSSKKPLNKLLRLSLLPKLFDPIGSVPLWLNIVSVRHLFFFIPLRNFIARRLPALHAEASSLFHIQRSHRLYPEAMQTALEQLTLKAGQFPAIREQFFKRPPEQVIHALKKNPNARPFLQLFNDFIEQQGYRATQELELQSVRWEENQNHIIKLIRERLLHPPEKKEESSPEKKNKAMRRIKQELGQSTIEKLFHPRWYFLLFLHKASKRLLEISETSLSYHLMAMSIVRKKLLILEEEFLTRGALRCKGDIFFLHFREIMNIQQGLLGWPDIEEVIHQRRHDLIRATRKTPPRTIGVDLPENSQVSLTSFTAPRVILPGQTASPGSYTGRARVILDHHKDTTLLPGEILVAPYTDPSWTPLFLIAGGAVIEIGSYLSHAGTAAREYTLPCIVDVAECTKRIQDGDLLWINGEKGEVHILEAKNPAEEKNAEETLQKVEKENIKE; via the coding sequence ATGACCAACAGATACATCAGCACACTTTCCACGGTCCGCAAACAGGATATCAAAAAGGTCGGCGGAAAGGGAGCAAATCTGGGTGAACTTGCGGGCAAAGGTTTTCCTGTCCCTTCCGGCTTTGTCGTCTCAGCAGAGGCATACAGCGTTTTTCTGGATTCTCTGCGCCTGCAAAAAATCTTACAATCCCTTAAAAAGGCAGGCAAGAATGAGCTTTCCCGGGCCTGTGGACTTATTCGCAACACCATCACCAATGCAAGCTTTCCTGGAGAGCTGGCTGAGAGTATTCTTGCTGCGCACCACCAACTCATAGGCAATAAGGAAAACGAAACCGTCTGCGCTGTACGCAGTTCCGCAACCACAGAGGATCTCTCTGGCGCCAGTTTTGCCGGTCAACATGCTACCTATTATTATGTTGAGCGGGCCAACCTCCTGCGCATGATTCAATATTGCTGGGCCTCCCTCTGGAGCAAAGAGGCTGTCAGCTACCGCAATGCCTGCGGCATAGATCATTCCACCACAATGGCAGTTGTTATCCAGGAAATGGTTCGTTCCGAAATTTCCGGCATTACCTTTACCGCCAACCCTGTTACCCAGGCAAACGAAATCGTTATCGAGGCATCCTGGGGTATGGGCGCGGCTATTGTCGACGGGCGCGTTACCCCTGATCGCTATATCCTGGACCACAACACCTTGCAGGTGCTTGACCAACGGATCGCGGAAAAAAACGTCATGGTGCCCAATAAACTCCAGCCGGAAACAGCCTCCCGCCTGGCAGAGGTTCCGCCAGAGCTCCAGCAACAACAGACCTTGAGCCCGGAGCTCCTCAAAACCGTTGCCTCCTGGGCACTCAAGGCAGAAACACATTTCGGCTCTCCCCAAAATATGGAATGGGCCATTTCTGGAGATCGCTTCTACATTCTCCAGTCGCGTGCCATTGCTTCCATCGCCCACAAAAGCAGGACTCTGGAACCACCAGGAAAATACGTTTTATTCAAACCGGCAATCAACGGCTCAACCGCACCCTTTACCCCACTAACAACAAACCTGATGTCTCTGGCAGCGTCCCCCCTGTTGCACCCGATCCACGGACATTGTTACCTGAACCTCAAATATCTTCGTGCCCTTCTTCCTTTCAAACTCTCTGATCGTGAATTAGTTGACCTTGTCGCGGGCCTCTCTCCAGAGCAGCCAGAACATCCCCTGGCCCAACAAAAAATTTCTCTCTTCAGACTGCTCCTCTCACTCCCTCTCTGGCTCGGCGGATACTTTCTTTTCGGCGTTTTTTTTGCCCGCACCCGCAATATGCCGAAAAATTTCTCTGAACAGTACAAAGAGATACTACGGTCAGTGGAAAAAAACTCAAGTAAAAAACCACTGAACAAATTACTGCGTCTCAGCCTTCTGCCAAAACTTTTTGATCCTATCGGCAGCGTCCCGCTTTGGCTCAATATTGTCTCGGTTCGACACCTTTTTTTCTTCATTCCGCTCAGAAACTTTATTGCACGCAGATTGCCAGCACTCCACGCGGAGGCTTCTTCTCTATTCCACATACAAAGGAGCCACAGGCTCTATCCAGAGGCTATGCAAACTGCTCTAGAACAACTAACCCTGAAGGCAGGACAGTTTCCCGCAATTCGAGAGCAGTTCTTCAAACGCCCGCCTGAACAGGTCATTCATGCCCTGAAAAAAAATCCTAACGCCCGCCCCTTTCTCCAACTCTTTAACGACTTTATTGAACAGCAGGGCTATAGGGCCACCCAGGAATTGGAATTACAATCTGTGCGTTGGGAAGAGAATCAAAACCATATCATCAAACTGATACGGGAACGCCTCCTTCATCCTCCCGAGAAAAAAGAGGAATCTTCTCCAGAGAAAAAAAATAAGGCCATGAGGAGAATCAAACAGGAATTGGGACAATCTACCATAGAAAAGTTGTTTCACCCTCGCTGGTATTTCCTCCTGTTCCTTCACAAGGCAAGCAAGAGACTGCTTGAAATAAGCGAGACCTCCCTTTCCTACCACCTGATGGCAATGTCGATTGTCAGAAAAAAACTTCTGATCCTGGAAGAAGAGTTTCTCACCCGAGGAGCTCTGCGATGCAAGGGAGATATCTTTTTCCTCCATTTCCGGGAGATTATGAACATCCAGCAGGGCCTGCTAGGCTGGCCAGATATTGAGGAGGTCATCCATCAACGGCGCCACGATCTTATCCGGGCAACAAGGAAGACTCCTCCCAGGACCATTGGTGTAGATTTACCCGAGAATAGCCAGGTCAGCTTGACCTCCTTTACAGCACCCCGGGTCATTCTTCCTGGCCAGACCGCATCACCGGGCAGTTACACAGGACGGGCCCGGGTCATCCTGGATCACCACAAAGATACGACATTGCTTCCAGGAGAAATCCTGGTGGCCCCGTATACCGATCCGAGCTGGACCCCGCTTTTCCTCATTGCAGGGGGAGCGGTTATAGAAATAGGGAGCTACCTCTCCCATGCCGGAACAGCGGCCCGTGAATATACCCTGCCCTGTATCGTTGATGTTGCTGAATGCACCAAGCGCATCCAGGACGGTGACCTTTTATGGATAAACGGAGAAAAAGGGGAAGTACATATACTCGAAGCCAAAAATCCGGCTGAAGAAAAAAACGCAGAAGAAACTTTGCAAAAGGTAGAAAAAGAGAACATCAAGGAGTGA